From the Megalops cyprinoides isolate fMegCyp1 chromosome 21, fMegCyp1.pri, whole genome shotgun sequence genome, one window contains:
- the irx4b gene encoding iroquois-class homeodomain protein IRX-4b — protein sequence MSYPQLGYHYSSAPQFLMATNSLTTCYESSGRTLADTGVVASSQTPVYCPVYESRLLATARHELNPAATMGVYGNPYPSSQCYGNYVTYGADASAFYSLSAFDTKDGTAPAHAGITQSTAYYPYEATLGQYQYDRYGSMDGGTRRKNATRETTSTLKAWLQEHKKNPYPTKGEKIMLAIITKMTLTQVSTWFANARRRLKKENKMTWPPRTKSSEEKSYDDADEEGSEEQPIKSEMKDHDDRCKKDKDPQLSDLEDIDSIESESSECDLKSRFHMNTHMWTADCRNDHSKETPLNISVPVSLGCDEELSKSCLRAAPEDCEHSGTKGRPAKAFYQQGHQISENKPKIWSLAQTATSLNQAEYPSCMHKSQLTVPASPGFSSPVVTDRQQDSPVATLRNWVDGVFHDPLFRHNTLNQALANTTVPWAATKGAILETSALGRSVGNSGIKEHITNLQHKDSEKDNMAFPKTGNKTFCS from the exons ATGTCATATCCGCAGCTGGGATATCATTACTCGTCTGCACCCCAG TTCCTAATGGCCACCAATTCTTTGACGACTTGCTACGAATCAAGTGGCAGAACTCTTGCGGACACCGGGGTAGTTGCCTCGTCCCAAACGCCGGTGTATTGTCCTGTTTACGAGAGTCGTCTACTCGCAACCGCCAGACACGAGCTGAACCCTGCAGCCACTATGGGCGTCTATGGGAATCCGTACCCCAGCAGCCAGTGCTATGGAAACTATGTTACCTATGGCGCCGACGCATCTGCTTTTTATTCCCTG AGTGCATTTGACACGAAGGATGGAACAGCGCCTGCGCATGCGGGGATCACACAATCTACGGCTTACTATCCCTATGAAGCTACCTTGGGGCAATATCAGTATGACAG ATACGGGTCTATGGATGGAGGAACACGGAGAAAAAACGCCACCCGCGAAACAACAAGTACTTTAAAAGCCTGGCTGCAGGAGCACAAGAAAAACCCCTATCCCACCAAAGGAGAAAAAATCATGCTGGCTATCATCACTAAGATGACCCTCACGCAGGTCTCCACCTGGTTCGCCAATGCCAGACGGAGACTCAAAAAGGAGAACAAGATGACGTGGCCTCCGCGCACCAAAAGTTCTGAAGAGAAGAGTTATGACGACGCGGACGAAGAGGGTTCTGAAGAACAACCAATTAAAAGCGAAATGAAAGACCATG ATGACCGATGTAAGAAAGACAAAGATCCGCAGTTAAGTGATCTAGAGGATATCGATTCGATTGAGTCGGAGAGCTCTGAATGCGATCTGAAGTCACGCTTTCATATGAACACCCATATGTGGACGGCGGATTGTCGGAATGACCACTCCAAAGAAACACCTTTGAATATTTCCGTGCCAGTTTCTCTTGGATGTGACGAGGAGTTGTCCAAGAGCTGCCTGAGAGCGGCTCCGGAGGATTGTGAACACAGTGGGACCAAGGGCAGGCCAGCAAAAGCCTTCTACCAACAAGGTCACCAAAtatcagaaaacaaaccaaaaatatgGTCGCTTGCGCAAACCGCTACGTCTTTGAACCAAGCCGAGTATCCTTCGTGCATGCACAAAAGTCAGCTGACTGTACCCGCCTCTCCAGGTTTTTCGTCTCCTGTGGTGACGGACAGACAACAGGACTCACCCGTTGCTACCCTTCGAAACTGGGTGGACGGGGTTTTCCACGACCCCCTCTTTCGACACAACACTTTGAATCAGGCACTGGCCAACACTACCGTGCCTTGGGCCGCGACCAAAGGTGCCATACTGGAGACAAGTGCCCTTGGGCGTTCAGTTGGAAACAGCGGAATCAAGGAGCACATAACTAATTTACAGCATAAAGACTCAGAGAAAGACAACATGGCATTCCCTAAAACGGGAAACAAAACGTTCTGCTCTTAA